The following are encoded in a window of Prochlorococcus marinus CUG1417 genomic DNA:
- a CDS encoding ABC transporter ATP-binding protein, with translation MSKNLNSKKTNSHLKLNNLGKTFYKEKKFFDFYSKGNRSGFEAIKDINLEIEKNTFVSIIGPSGCGKSTLLNLIAGLQTPTTGNIIIDGQAIKGPGPDRGVIFQNYALMPWLTTIENIQFALNTVFPAKTNADIKERARKYLRMVGLEKASNKFPKELSGGMKQRVAIARALSINPNMLLMDEPFGALDALTRSYLQDELLSIWRKNKVTVVLITHSIEEALLLSDKIVLMSSGPSAIISEEISVDLERPRDREKIEQDPTYLKIKMRLEKHLLRETRAVEEVT, from the coding sequence ATGTCAAAAAATCTAAATTCAAAAAAAACTAATAGCCACCTTAAATTAAATAATCTAGGAAAAACTTTCTACAAAGAAAAAAAATTTTTTGATTTTTATTCAAAAGGAAATAGAAGTGGGTTCGAGGCTATCAAAGATATTAATCTAGAGATAGAAAAGAACACCTTCGTATCTATAATAGGTCCTTCAGGTTGTGGCAAATCAACATTACTAAATTTAATAGCAGGCTTACAAACTCCAACAACTGGGAATATCATTATTGACGGACAAGCTATAAAAGGTCCAGGTCCCGATAGAGGTGTTATTTTTCAAAATTACGCTTTAATGCCATGGCTTACAACAATTGAGAACATTCAGTTTGCCTTAAATACTGTTTTCCCAGCAAAAACAAACGCTGATATTAAAGAAAGAGCGAGAAAATATTTAAGAATGGTTGGTTTAGAAAAAGCTTCAAACAAATTCCCAAAAGAATTATCTGGAGGAATGAAGCAAAGAGTTGCAATAGCTAGAGCCTTATCTATAAATCCAAATATGTTGTTGATGGACGAACCTTTCGGGGCTCTTGATGCATTAACCAGATCCTATTTACAAGATGAACTATTATCAATTTGGAGAAAAAATAAAGTAACCGTTGTTTTAATTACTCATAGTATTGAAGAAGCATTGCTTTTGTCTGACAAGATTGTTTTGATGTCAAGCGGTCCCTCCGCCATAATTTCTGAGGAAATTTCAGTTGATTTAGAAAGGCCAAGAGATAGAGAAAAAATAGAACAAGATCCTACATATTTAAAAATAAAAATGCGTTTGGAAAAGCATCTATTAAGAGAAACAAGAGCTGTAGAAGAGGTTACTTAG
- a CDS encoding DNA gyrase, whose amino-acid sequence MVQYYCPYCNPKYQFQKKSSKGTLICDLCGEDLVKKPLIRLNQIIALVAVSSLLIPLIYTFIFLIKNQINPSQKNYQAKSYLMIFIKDQIS is encoded by the coding sequence ATGGTTCAATATTATTGTCCATATTGCAATCCTAAATATCAATTTCAGAAAAAATCCTCAAAAGGTACTCTGATTTGTGACTTGTGCGGGGAGGATCTGGTAAAAAAACCACTTATTAGGTTGAACCAGATAATTGCTTTAGTTGCTGTTTCGTCTTTACTTATACCGTTAATATATACTTTTATTTTTTTAATTAAAAATCAAATCAATCCTTCTCAAAAAAATTATCAAGCAAAAAGTTATTTGATGATATTTATTAAAGATCAGATTTCATAA
- a CDS encoding ABC transporter ATP-binding protein, protein MATLVAENLTFAYAKKSKPVLNKVSFEIKPGTLTALVGPNGAGKSTLLRILQGQNNPDKGEIKIDGENLYRSRALVALMPQRSSMNWKFPITVEKLVSLGQIKYSKSRSNNPFQIKTLLAYPNSWINKCCELEATMQRVGIASLANRRLDSLSGGQQQRALLAKTLMSPAKIFLLDEPCAALDPPAKEDFLKIVRQLADAGLSLLVSSHDWGDSLNNYDQVIVLDKSVLAVGSPDQIKDKLEAINISSINVNNFCD, encoded by the coding sequence ATGGCTACTTTAGTTGCTGAAAATTTAACCTTTGCATACGCAAAAAAAAGTAAGCCAGTTTTGAATAAGGTATCGTTTGAGATTAAACCTGGAACTCTAACAGCGTTAGTTGGCCCAAATGGCGCAGGCAAATCAACTCTTTTGAGAATTTTGCAAGGACAAAATAATCCAGATAAAGGCGAAATAAAAATTGACGGTGAAAATTTATATAGATCTAGAGCTCTTGTGGCACTTATGCCTCAAAGGAGTTCTATGAATTGGAAGTTCCCCATTACAGTTGAAAAATTGGTATCTCTTGGTCAAATAAAGTATTCAAAATCAAGAAGTAATAACCCATTTCAAATTAAGACTCTTCTAGCATATCCTAATTCTTGGATTAATAAATGTTGTGAATTAGAGGCGACAATGCAGAGAGTAGGCATTGCAAGTTTGGCTAATAGAAGACTCGATTCTCTTTCAGGAGGACAGCAGCAAAGAGCTCTGTTAGCAAAAACTCTTATGTCCCCGGCAAAAATATTTCTTTTAGATGAACCTTGTGCAGCTTTGGACCCACCTGCAAAGGAGGATTTTCTGAAAATTGTTCGTCAACTCGCAGATGCGGGACTTTCTTTGCTCGTAAGTAGCCATGATTGGGGCGATTCTTTAAATAATTATGATCAAGTAATCGTTCTTGATAAAAGTGTTTTGGCAGTTGGTAGTCCTGATCAAATAAAAGATAAATTAGAGGCAATAAATATAAGCTCTATAAACGTAAATAATTTCTGTGATTAG
- the cynS gene encoding cyanase yields MTLPTFTQLLLKAKKEKNLSFEDLGKLINRDEVWVASLFYGQATASEGEANILINALDLQSELEDQLTTPPVKGCLDPVIPTDPLIYRFYEIMQVYGLPMKDVIQEKFGDGIMSAIDFSIEVDKVNDPKGDRVLVKMCGKFLPYKKW; encoded by the coding sequence ATGACTTTACCCACATTTACACAATTACTATTAAAAGCAAAAAAAGAAAAAAATTTATCCTTTGAAGATTTAGGTAAATTAATTAATAGAGATGAAGTATGGGTTGCAAGCTTATTTTATGGGCAAGCTACAGCTTCTGAAGGAGAAGCTAATATTTTAATTAATGCTCTAGATTTACAATCAGAACTAGAAGATCAATTGACAACACCGCCAGTGAAAGGCTGCCTAGATCCTGTTATTCCTACAGATCCTCTTATTTATAGATTCTATGAAATAATGCAAGTGTATGGACTACCAATGAAGGATGTAATACAAGAAAAATTTGGCGATGGAATTATGAGTGCAATTGACTTTTCCATTGAAGTTGATAAGGTAAATGACCCAAAAGGCGATAGGGTATTAGTAAAAATGTGTGGTAAATTCTTGCCCTATAAAAAGTGGTAA
- a CDS encoding WD40 repeat domain-containing protein — protein sequence MPDIEAFSPRGMFHEGWTAEVSDYAIACGWALKGKQFIVGDVAGGIFAFEGDTGKIIWKKENTHSGGLLAMAIHPEGDIFASSGQDGIVQICNCHEGKVIKTLDLGKGWVEHLKWSNDGLFLAIASSKKVYVFNEIGEEKWISEDHPSTVSAITWSNKNELATACYGRVTFFDIVNNKTNQKLEWQGSLVSMELSPDGDIVACGSQDNSVHFWRRSTGMDAEMTGYPGKPSHLSFDDSGKLLATSGSERITVWSFMGNGPEGTMPGELCHHTEPISSLAFSNKGMLVASGSRDGSVVASFLKNDGNGDPVGAAYAGDLVGAISWRPDDCALAAVNAKGVVNVWKFKVRTNLFSKGFK from the coding sequence ATGCCTGATATAGAAGCATTTAGCCCAAGAGGCATGTTCCACGAAGGATGGACAGCCGAAGTTAGCGATTATGCTATAGCATGTGGCTGGGCTCTTAAAGGGAAACAATTTATTGTTGGCGATGTAGCAGGTGGTATTTTTGCATTCGAAGGAGATACTGGAAAAATTATTTGGAAAAAAGAAAATACTCACTCTGGTGGTCTACTAGCAATGGCAATTCATCCAGAGGGTGATATTTTTGCATCATCAGGTCAGGATGGAATAGTTCAAATTTGTAATTGCCATGAAGGTAAAGTTATTAAAACACTTGATCTTGGCAAAGGTTGGGTAGAACACCTCAAGTGGTCGAATGACGGTTTATTTCTTGCGATAGCTTCCTCAAAAAAAGTATATGTTTTTAATGAAATTGGTGAAGAGAAATGGATCTCAGAAGACCATCCAAGCACAGTAAGTGCAATAACGTGGTCAAATAAAAATGAGCTAGCAACTGCTTGCTATGGAAGAGTGACATTCTTTGACATAGTTAATAATAAAACGAATCAAAAACTCGAATGGCAAGGATCATTGGTATCTATGGAATTAAGCCCTGATGGAGATATAGTTGCCTGTGGGAGTCAAGACAATTCAGTTCATTTTTGGAGAAGATCAACAGGAATGGATGCTGAAATGACTGGATACCCTGGCAAACCAAGTCATCTTTCTTTTGATGACAGCGGAAAATTATTAGCAACTAGTGGTAGTGAAAGAATTACAGTTTGGAGCTTTATGGGAAATGGACCAGAGGGGACTATGCCAGGAGAACTATGTCACCATACAGAACCCATTTCGAGCCTAGCCTTTTCAAATAAAGGTATGCTAGTAGCCTCAGGATCTAGGGATGGTTCTGTTGTGGCAAGTTTCCTAAAAAATGACGGCAATGGAGACCCAGTTGGAGCTGCATATGCTGGAGATTTAGTAGGGGCAATATCATGGCGACCTGATGATTGTGCACTTGCAGCAGTTAATGCAAAAGGTGTTGTAAATGTATGGAAATTTAAAGTTCGTACTAACCTTTTTTCAAAAGGATTTAAGTAA
- a CDS encoding metal ABC transporter solute-binding protein, Zn/Mn family, with the protein MSIFKRLLTNKKGSSKSIIKNSVVAGTIIFSGFGQDVMAKGKSYVAVEPLVCDLVKSIALPSDEVKCLVDRKQDVHDLKINPRQAQLLNSADKVFTLGKEMTPSMRNWENKKNTVVVGVSAIDVDDHSDHGGHDDHSEHSAKVDDHSDHGGHDDHAKGAFEWAGKFQLSKGSYKWSFEKVDGEYADPAMKMVILKSNDIEGSEDLAKELLESKDSISRKNEGTLIASNKAFVLNFDQRKESTVFNVDIKEDGQYIFFTEHMPFEFEATQHFFKDVSNSDVEPIAQVPDEGEGHHHHDHGGLDPHVWHDPHNIIKMGDLISKSLKKDISVFNRGDRKLINERLEKADSLLEGLDSWIIEQVSSIPEENRVIVSKHKALGYYGDAFGFETISLLDFLGDSSSLRPDNISSTLKMLDEEKVQAIFPEQIPASKLLRNLSRQSSVPLASNQIFVDGLMMDGNTVSVAVHNTCTIVNSLGGSCDKESGSNLESEWYKLSD; encoded by the coding sequence ATGTCAATTTTTAAAAGACTTTTAACAAATAAAAAAGGTTCGAGTAAGTCAATTATAAAAAATTCCGTAGTAGCTGGAACGATTATATTTTCAGGTTTTGGGCAGGATGTTATGGCTAAAGGAAAGTCATATGTAGCAGTAGAACCACTAGTTTGCGATTTAGTTAAATCAATTGCATTACCATCTGACGAAGTCAAATGCTTAGTAGATAGAAAACAAGATGTTCATGACTTAAAGATCAATCCAAGGCAAGCTCAATTACTAAATAGCGCAGATAAAGTATTTACTCTTGGTAAAGAAATGACTCCAAGCATGAGAAATTGGGAAAATAAAAAAAATACTGTTGTTGTAGGTGTTAGTGCAATAGACGTAGATGATCATTCTGATCATGGAGGTCATGACGATCATTCTGAACATTCAGCTAAAGTAGATGATCATTCAGACCATGGAGGACATGATGATCATGCTAAAGGTGCTTTCGAATGGGCAGGAAAATTTCAACTTTCTAAGGGTTCTTACAAATGGTCATTTGAAAAAGTCGATGGCGAATATGCAGATCCTGCAATGAAGATGGTAATTCTCAAATCTAATGACATAGAAGGATCTGAAGATTTAGCCAAAGAATTATTAGAATCTAAAGACTCAATAAGCAGAAAAAATGAAGGTACTTTGATAGCAAGTAATAAAGCTTTTGTTCTTAACTTTGATCAAAGAAAAGAAAGTACTGTTTTTAACGTAGATATCAAAGAAGATGGTCAATATATATTTTTTACTGAACACATGCCTTTTGAGTTTGAAGCAACTCAACACTTTTTTAAAGACGTTTCAAATAGTGATGTAGAACCAATAGCACAAGTTCCAGACGAAGGAGAGGGGCATCATCATCATGACCATGGAGGTCTAGATCCACATGTATGGCATGATCCGCATAACATCATAAAAATGGGAGATCTTATAAGCAAAAGTTTAAAGAAAGATATTTCAGTTTTTAATAGAGGTGACAGAAAACTAATTAATGAAAGATTAGAAAAAGCTGATTCTCTCTTAGAAGGCTTAGATAGTTGGATCATCGAACAAGTAAGCTCTATTCCTGAGGAAAACAGAGTAATTGTCTCTAAACATAAAGCATTGGGATACTACGGGGATGCATTTGGTTTTGAAACCATTAGTTTACTTGACTTTCTTGGAGACTCCTCAAGCTTAAGGCCAGACAACATAAGTTCTACTTTAAAAATGTTAGATGAAGAGAAAGTTCAGGCAATATTTCCTGAACAAATTCCAGCATCTAAGTTATTAAGGAACTTAAGTAGACAAAGTTCCGTTCCTTTAGCTTCAAATCAAATATTCGTTGATGGATTGATGATGGATGGCAATACGGTTTCAGTTGCTGTTCACAATACTTGTACAATTGTTAACTCATTGGGTGGAAGCTGTGATAAAGAATCTGGCTCCAATCTTGAGTCTGAATGGTACAAACTTTCAGATTAA
- a CDS encoding CobW family GTP-binding protein, which yields MSIKDKIPVTILTGFLGSGKTTLLNRILSEEHGKRIAVIENEYGEVGIDQGLVINADEEVFEMSNGCICCTVRGDLIRVLGNLMKRRDKFDYVLVETTGLADPGPVAQTFFMDEEISSEFTLDGIVTLVDAAHIDQQLGRSDESSEQVAFADVLVLNKTDLVSDDALDTLESRLRDMNRMTRIIRAENAKVPIETVLNLSAFDLDQILKRRPTFLEPEYPFEWTGVYDLDAGKYELILEEGPDPEMSLVALVNQGDSEEELKDGAESSVRLYAEKANNFEPGNTIPYGEHINLKLEDKGNKSFILNIEKPTKIGLFTQHTAEEFNMKIIKSEENKEIPFNTERFWQAEHEHDDEVSSIAIERFGDVDPEKLNTWMGRLLSEKGVDIFRTKGFISYSGNPRRIVFQGVHMLFTAQPDKEWGNEPRRNQLVFIGRNLNEKEMQEGFDKCLI from the coding sequence ATGAGCATCAAAGATAAAATTCCCGTAACCATCCTCACTGGATTCTTAGGTTCAGGGAAGACTACTTTGCTTAATAGAATTTTAAGTGAAGAGCACGGAAAAAGAATAGCCGTAATTGAGAATGAATACGGTGAAGTAGGTATAGATCAAGGGCTTGTAATTAATGCCGATGAAGAAGTGTTTGAGATGTCAAACGGGTGTATTTGTTGTACTGTTCGCGGTGACTTAATAAGAGTCCTTGGCAACCTTATGAAAAGAAGAGATAAGTTTGACTATGTTTTAGTAGAAACGACAGGATTAGCAGATCCTGGACCAGTTGCTCAAACATTTTTCATGGATGAAGAGATAAGTTCTGAATTCACTCTCGATGGAATTGTAACTTTAGTTGACGCTGCACATATTGATCAGCAACTAGGAAGGAGTGATGAAAGTTCAGAACAAGTAGCATTTGCAGATGTTCTTGTCCTTAATAAAACTGATTTAGTCTCTGATGATGCACTAGATACTCTTGAATCGAGATTGAGAGATATGAATCGAATGACTCGAATTATTCGAGCCGAAAATGCCAAAGTACCAATTGAAACAGTCTTAAATCTAAGTGCATTTGATCTTGATCAGATCCTTAAACGCAGGCCAACATTCCTTGAACCAGAATATCCTTTTGAATGGACAGGTGTTTATGATCTTGATGCAGGTAAATATGAATTAATACTAGAAGAAGGACCAGATCCAGAAATGTCCCTAGTAGCTCTCGTTAACCAAGGTGATAGTGAGGAGGAACTAAAAGACGGTGCTGAATCCTCCGTGAGACTTTATGCAGAAAAAGCTAATAATTTTGAACCTGGGAATACCATCCCATATGGAGAACATATAAATCTCAAATTGGAGGATAAAGGAAATAAATCTTTCATCTTGAACATAGAAAAACCAACAAAAATAGGTTTGTTTACACAGCACACCGCTGAAGAATTCAATATGAAAATCATTAAAAGTGAGGAAAATAAAGAGATTCCCTTTAATACTGAAAGATTCTGGCAAGCAGAGCATGAACATGATGATGAAGTTAGCTCAATTGCTATAGAGCGTTTTGGAGATGTTGACCCAGAAAAACTAAATACCTGGATGGGAAGGCTTCTCTCAGAAAAAGGGGTGGATATATTCAGAACTAAAGGTTTCATAAGTTACTCTGGTAACCCAAGGCGAATAGTTTTCCAAGGAGTACATATGTTATTTACTGCACAACCTGATAAAGAATGGGGTAATGAACCTCGTAGAAATCAACTTGTTTTTATCGGTAGAAATCTAAATGAAAAAGAGATGCAAGAAGGCTTTGATAAATGCCTGATATAG
- a CDS encoding Fur family transcriptional regulator, translating into MIKNTGQKKISETMVTKSDITKRQEQLLEELNKCEDELTGQELHRQLIERGKAMGLTTVYRNLQVLIKHGLIRSRHLPTGEVLYTPVDRDIHHLTCVQCGETSKMEGCPVKDIHTPKTNPKEFQLLFHTLEYFGLCQNCYQAQN; encoded by the coding sequence ATGATCAAAAATACGGGACAAAAAAAGATTTCGGAAACAATGGTAACTAAATCTGACATTACCAAAAGACAAGAACAACTTCTTGAAGAACTTAATAAATGCGAGGATGAATTGACTGGTCAAGAGTTGCATAGACAATTGATAGAAAGAGGAAAGGCTATGGGACTGACGACTGTTTACAGGAATCTTCAAGTTTTGATAAAGCATGGCTTAATACGTTCTAGACATCTCCCAACTGGAGAGGTTCTGTACACTCCCGTAGATAGAGATATTCATCATTTGACCTGTGTTCAATGTGGTGAGACATCAAAAATGGAAGGATGCCCGGTAAAAGATATTCATACACCCAAAACAAATCCAAAGGAATTCCAATTGTTGTTTCATACTCTCGAGTATTTCGGGCTTTGCCAAAACTGTTATCAGGCTCAGAATTAA
- a CDS encoding TatA/E family twin arginine-targeting protein translocase, which yields MNIFGIGIPEIAVIVVLALLIFGPKRLPQLGKTIGKTIKGLQSASKEFESEVNKTLKLNENDE from the coding sequence ATGAACATTTTCGGAATTGGTATACCAGAAATCGCTGTAATTGTTGTACTTGCATTGCTAATTTTTGGGCCAAAACGTTTGCCTCAACTTGGGAAAACTATTGGCAAAACCATAAAGGGTTTACAATCTGCATCTAAAGAATTCGAGAGTGAAGTTAATAAGACTCTTAAACTTAATGAAAATGATGAATGA
- a CDS encoding ABC transporter substrate-binding protein: MVISSNSFTQKYNFECKTSDQNQENNLSSNKTFLKNNFLNPSNDHGYFCACIECRPIGNDHENFMADMPDDPAEIISDFSRMGLIKNEAYEIADAISTAEMRDLLFYKNASNGDPYKEQLLRELAKEAGGLDQAFQAAFGPQAGSFFAKTKASSPMGRRQFLSSLAAGAALITVACSNQNKPSKQPIDDTPINVNNLEKQTLRVGFIPITCASPIIMAEPMGFYSKFGMDVKVVKMPSWGAVRDSAIAGELDAYHMLAPMPISMTLGLGTAPFSVKLASIENINGQAITVAKRHKGKVNGPADMKGFVFGVPFPYSMHNLLLRYYLAKGGVDPDKDVQIRPVPPPDSIAQLVAGDIDAYLMPDPFNQRAVYEDAGFIHLLTKELWPGHPCCAFAAGEPWIKEHPETFRALNKSIIDAAAYVSTPSNRKEVAKAISGRGFLNQPTEVVEAVLTGKFEDGLGKSQNVPDRIDFKPYPWQSFSHWIQSQLIRWDLGGAVAAIQAGDFNPNSASIFLTDEAQALEREMGGNPPTARFRKEILAYDEFDPSKPMKYIKDQIKRDGF, encoded by the coding sequence ATGGTCATCTCATCCAATAGTTTTACTCAAAAATATAATTTTGAATGTAAAACCTCAGATCAGAATCAAGAAAATAACCTATCAAGTAATAAAACATTTTTAAAAAATAACTTTTTAAACCCTTCTAATGATCATGGTTATTTTTGTGCATGCATAGAATGTCGACCAATCGGGAATGATCATGAAAATTTTATGGCAGATATGCCTGATGATCCTGCTGAAATAATTTCAGATTTTTCTAGGATGGGTCTTATCAAAAATGAAGCATATGAAATTGCTGATGCTATTTCAACTGCAGAAATGAGAGATCTATTGTTTTACAAAAACGCTTCAAATGGTGATCCATATAAAGAACAACTTCTTAGAGAATTAGCTAAGGAAGCTGGTGGATTAGACCAAGCTTTTCAAGCAGCATTTGGACCTCAAGCAGGTAGCTTCTTTGCTAAAACTAAAGCTTCTTCACCAATGGGAAGAAGACAATTTTTATCTAGCCTAGCGGCAGGTGCAGCACTAATTACAGTTGCTTGCTCTAATCAAAACAAGCCTTCCAAACAACCAATTGATGACACGCCTATAAATGTCAATAATTTAGAGAAGCAAACTTTAAGAGTTGGTTTCATACCAATAACATGCGCCTCTCCAATAATCATGGCGGAACCGATGGGTTTCTACAGCAAGTTTGGAATGGATGTAAAAGTTGTCAAAATGCCAAGTTGGGGGGCAGTTAGAGATTCAGCAATTGCTGGTGAATTAGATGCTTACCATATGCTTGCTCCAATGCCAATATCCATGACTCTTGGATTAGGGACTGCACCATTTAGTGTGAAACTGGCAAGCATTGAAAATATAAATGGTCAAGCTATTACTGTTGCCAAACGTCATAAAGGGAAAGTAAATGGTCCTGCTGATATGAAGGGATTTGTATTTGGAGTTCCATTCCCATACTCAATGCATAATCTTTTATTAAGATATTATCTTGCCAAAGGTGGGGTTGATCCAGATAAAGATGTTCAGATTCGTCCTGTTCCACCACCAGATAGTATCGCACAATTAGTTGCCGGTGATATCGACGCATATTTAATGCCTGATCCGTTTAATCAAAGGGCAGTTTACGAAGATGCAGGTTTTATACATCTACTCACTAAAGAATTATGGCCAGGGCATCCATGTTGTGCATTTGCAGCTGGTGAACCATGGATTAAAGAACATCCTGAAACTTTCAGAGCTCTTAATAAATCTATTATTGATGCTGCTGCTTATGTCTCAACTCCTTCTAACAGAAAAGAAGTAGCTAAAGCTATTTCTGGAAGGGGATTTTTAAATCAACCCACAGAAGTTGTTGAAGCTGTACTTACAGGCAAATTTGAAGATGGACTTGGTAAATCTCAAAATGTACCTGATAGAATTGATTTCAAACCTTATCCATGGCAAAGCTTCTCTCACTGGATACAGTCTCAATTAATTCGTTGGGATTTAGGTGGAGCTGTAGCAGCTATTCAAGCTGGCGATTTCAACCCTAATAGCGCTTCAATATTTTTAACAGATGAAGCTCAAGCTTTAGAAAGAGAAATGGGGGGTAATCCACCAACTGCAAGATTTAGAAAAGAGATACTTGCTTACGACGAGTTTGATCCAAGTAAACCAATGAAATACATAAAAGACCAAATAAAAAGAGATGGTTTTTAG
- the ntrB gene encoding nitrate ABC transporter permease, protein MNKVISTRLKLFVTISSLLIFIILWQIVAQQGLLVKNFPGSFKTISSLIWWVSDPFFDNGPNDLGIGTNLLISLRRVLIGYSLAVLVAVPLGVFMGMSKLAQSSLNPYVQLLKPVSPLAWLPVGLFVFRNSEITGIFVIFITSIWPTLINTAFGVASINPDYLKVSKSLGASKSTTIRRVILPAIMPNILAGMRISMGTAWLVIVAAEMLLGTGIGYFIWNEWNNLSLENIFVAIIIIGFTGFILDQLFGYLQEKFDYSV, encoded by the coding sequence ATGAATAAAGTAATTTCAACTAGGCTTAAGCTTTTTGTTACCATTTCTAGTCTCTTAATTTTTATAATCTTGTGGCAAATAGTTGCTCAGCAAGGCTTATTAGTTAAAAATTTCCCAGGATCGTTTAAAACCATAAGCTCCCTTATTTGGTGGGTATCTGATCCCTTTTTTGATAATGGTCCAAATGACTTAGGAATTGGAACTAATTTACTTATAAGCCTTAGGAGAGTATTAATTGGATACAGCTTAGCTGTTTTAGTAGCTGTTCCCCTTGGAGTATTTATGGGAATGTCTAAATTAGCTCAGTCTTCTTTAAACCCATACGTGCAACTTCTAAAGCCTGTTTCTCCATTAGCTTGGCTTCCTGTAGGCCTTTTTGTTTTTAGAAATTCTGAGATTACTGGCATTTTTGTAATTTTTATTACTAGTATTTGGCCTACGTTAATTAATACTGCTTTTGGAGTAGCAAGTATTAATCCTGATTATTTAAAGGTATCGAAATCTCTCGGGGCTAGTAAATCAACAACTATTAGAAGAGTTATTTTGCCAGCAATCATGCCAAACATTCTTGCTGGAATGAGAATATCAATGGGTACAGCTTGGCTCGTTATTGTTGCTGCAGAAATGTTGTTGGGTACAGGTATTGGTTATTTTATATGGAATGAATGGAACAATTTATCTCTTGAGAATATCTTTGTCGCAATCATAATAATTGGTTTTACGGGATTTATTTTGGATCAACTTTTTGGCTATCTTCAAGAGAAATTTGACTATAGTGTCTAA
- a CDS encoding metal ABC transporter permease — protein MSFINNNWWLVPLIITIFSGILCPAMGTVLITHKRLLQVNLISHCVLPGLALALALGIHPSIGGVISGLMGSVIAESLTNRKSENYEAVMNTILAGMLGFGVLIIPLLGIRIDLEAVLFGDLLTANFGDLLRTIIAFLVFILLMTFGYEKVVYVGLDPEGASASGINVSLLNLALSFTTALVIVSSMSAVGVILVIALLSTPTLLGLNKAHSLRIAMMRSSFFGLCISLLGFILSIVFNLSPGPAISVICVASLLIPRLRK, from the coding sequence ATGTCTTTTATTAATAACAACTGGTGGCTGGTTCCATTAATAATTACTATATTCTCCGGGATTTTATGCCCAGCTATGGGAACTGTATTAATCACTCATAAGAGATTATTACAAGTTAATTTAATCTCTCATTGTGTGTTGCCTGGACTTGCTCTCGCATTAGCTCTGGGAATTCACCCCTCAATTGGTGGTGTTATCAGTGGTCTTATGGGTTCAGTAATTGCGGAAAGTTTAACTAATAGAAAAAGTGAAAATTATGAAGCAGTTATGAATACTATTCTCGCTGGAATGCTTGGGTTTGGAGTCCTTATAATCCCTCTACTCGGAATAAGGATTGATTTGGAGGCAGTATTATTTGGCGATTTATTGACAGCAAATTTTGGGGATTTACTTAGAACAATAATTGCTTTTTTAGTATTTATACTTTTAATGACTTTTGGATATGAAAAGGTAGTTTATGTTGGATTAGATCCAGAAGGTGCATCCGCAAGTGGTATAAACGTTTCTTTATTAAATCTTGCTTTGAGTTTTACGACGGCATTAGTAATTGTTAGTTCAATGTCAGCAGTGGGAGTAATTCTTGTAATTGCTCTTCTTTCTACGCCAACTTTGTTAGGGCTAAATAAGGCTCATAGTTTAAGAATTGCAATGATGAGGTCTTCATTTTTTGGATTATGCATCTCACTTCTGGGATTTATTCTCTCTATAGTCTTTAATCTTTCGCCTGGACCTGCAATTAGTGTTATTTGTGTCGCATCTCTTTTGATTCCTAGGCTTCGCAAATAA